One segment of Andreesenia angusta DNA contains the following:
- the ymfI gene encoding elongation factor P 5-aminopentanone reductase gives MNRKTAVVTGGSRGIGRSISENLAREGYNVVINYRNSEQNAEELKERLLSEGFSVDIFRADVSVACEAESLIEFAKMRFGGLDVLVNNAGIAEIKLFTDITDEDWDKMIRTNLNSVFYCSKHALKYMLPQKSGKIINISSIWGLIGASCEVHYSVTKAGIIALTKSLAKELGPSNIHVNCVAPGVIDTDMNGGFSEEELRDITSEIPMMKMGLPQDIAEAVLFFASDKSNFITGQVLSPNGGSVV, from the coding sequence ATGAACAGAAAGACAGCTGTAGTTACGGGAGGCTCTAGGGGAATAGGGCGGTCTATATCGGAGAATTTAGCAAGAGAGGGCTACAATGTGGTGATAAACTACAGAAACTCCGAGCAGAATGCAGAGGAGCTCAAGGAGAGGCTACTTTCGGAGGGGTTCTCAGTGGATATATTCAGAGCAGATGTATCTGTGGCTTGCGAAGCCGAGTCGCTTATTGAATTTGCGAAAATGAGGTTTGGAGGGCTTGACGTGCTTGTGAACAACGCCGGAATAGCCGAGATAAAGCTGTTTACGGACATAACAGACGAGGACTGGGACAAGATGATAAGGACAAATCTGAACAGCGTGTTCTACTGCTCGAAGCATGCCCTTAAGTACATGCTCCCACAGAAGTCTGGGAAGATAATAAACATTTCGTCTATTTGGGGGCTTATAGGGGCGTCTTGCGAGGTCCACTACTCGGTCACAAAGGCTGGGATAATAGCGCTTACAAAGTCCCTTGCGAAAGAGCTGGGGCCGTCCAATATACATGTAAACTGTGTAGCCCCTGGAGTCATAGACACCGACATGAATGGAGGTTTTTCGGAAGAGGAGCTCAGGGATATAACGAGCGAGATCCCAATGATGAAGATGGGTCTTCCGCAGGATATAGCCGAGGCCGTGCTCTTCTTTGCGTCCGACAAATCCAACTTTATAACCGGTCAGGTCCTGAGTCCTAACGGAGGGTCGGTAGTCTGA
- a CDS encoding AzlD domain-containing protein translates to MRSTYIYIAIMATVTYIPRVAPLLAMKGRRIESKFLKSFLYYVPYAVLGSMTFPAVIYSTGNMATGAIGTAVAIFLAYYNKGLTKVAVYAVLAVYICSYII, encoded by the coding sequence TTGAGAAGCACGTACATTTACATAGCCATAATGGCCACAGTGACTTACATACCAAGGGTCGCACCGCTTCTGGCGATGAAGGGAAGGCGGATAGAGTCGAAATTTCTGAAGTCGTTTCTGTACTATGTGCCATATGCGGTGCTTGGCTCTATGACGTTTCCGGCTGTAATCTACTCTACAGGGAATATGGCGACAGGAGCGATCGGAACGGCAGTGGCTATTTTTCTGGCATACTACAACAAAGGACTTACAAAGGTCGCGGTTTACGCAGTGCTGGCAGTCTACATATGCAGCTATATAATTTAA
- a CDS encoding AzlC family ABC transporter permease, with amino-acid sequence MELKEGLRSSLPIAMGYFPVSFTFGMIASGMGMDTFSTLAVSVTNFTSAGQFAGINAIVSNGSYLEVAITTFVINIRYMLMSLSLSQKMENFGLLDRLLVGFGVTDETFAVASIEREHLSVPYMIGLISLPYLSWGLGTLSGALVSGLLSESLKSAMGIALYGMFLAIIVPEARKSRKVAGVTAIAIYVGVFFRYMPLAKAVSQGWTIVIATVIASGAGAIIFPREGD; translated from the coding sequence ATGGAATTAAAGGAAGGGCTTAGGTCTTCTCTGCCCATAGCGATGGGCTATTTTCCCGTTTCTTTCACTTTCGGAATGATAGCCTCAGGCATGGGAATGGACACCTTTTCGACACTTGCAGTCTCTGTGACCAATTTCACTTCCGCAGGCCAGTTTGCAGGCATAAATGCAATAGTTTCAAACGGAAGCTATTTAGAAGTGGCCATAACCACTTTTGTGATAAACATAAGGTATATGCTTATGTCGCTTTCGCTGAGCCAGAAGATGGAGAACTTCGGATTGCTGGATAGGCTTCTGGTGGGATTCGGGGTCACAGACGAGACATTTGCTGTGGCTTCAATAGAGCGAGAGCATTTAAGTGTTCCCTATATGATAGGTCTTATATCGCTGCCCTATTTGAGTTGGGGACTGGGAACTCTTTCAGGAGCACTTGTCTCGGGACTGCTCTCAGAGAGCTTGAAGTCGGCCATGGGAATAGCTCTCTACGGGATGTTTCTTGCAATCATAGTCCCAGAGGCCAGAAAGAGCAGAAAAGTCGCTGGGGTCACAGCTATAGCCATATATGTGGGTGTATTCTTCAGATATATGCCTCTTGCCAAGGCTGTATCACAGGGCTGGACAATAGTCATAGCTACGGTAATAGCCTCTGGAGCTGGAGCGATTATATTTCCTAGGGAGGGTGACTGA
- a CDS encoding heavy metal translocating P-type ATPase has protein sequence MSNCSYVILEVDILKLEVVLEGIHCASCAAKIESEVSSLKGVDTASVNMVNGNLNLEADEDIDIRSTVMAIEKIVDRIEPGVKVIHSYTEEVDRAKSQEEDDREGREDLYRILFGAALFGISFFIESGNVKTGLLTLSYLFAGSDIVLRSFKNILKGDVFDENFLMSLATFGAIMIGEYSEAVAVMLFYQVGEMFQERAVNKSRKSIKSLLDIRPDYANIVKDGVTERVSPEEVRIGDVILVKPGEKIPLDGVVVRGESRANTSALTGEPVPRSLKVGDEALSGFVNETGLIEIEVKKLFGESTVSRILDLVQNASGKKAPTENFITKFAKYYTPAVVGLAAVIAIGVPIFTGDDFSTWIYRALVFLVISCPCALVVSIPLGFFGGIGASSKSGILVKGGNYLEALNDVEYVVMDKTGTLTKGVFEVQKVIASERYSESEVLEYAAIAEAHTTHPIGKSIVSKYGKTPDEKRIGKYEEVSGHGITAEIDGKTVVVGNEKHLRAQGIEFSDKNSGTVVLVGIDGEYAGKIEIADEIKGDAAESIKELKKLGIKEITMLTGDSEDTASKISEELGLDRYFAKLLPEDKLEKLEMIEAEKGRSGKLIFVGDGINDAPVLARADIGIAMGGLGSDAAIEASDIVIMTDEPSKIATAIKIARRTKKIVVQNIVFALGVKLLVLGLGALGFATMWEAVFADVGVSLIAVLNAMRALRVK, from the coding sequence ATGAGCAACTGTTCATATGTAATATTGGAGGTGGATATTTTGAAATTAGAAGTAGTGCTGGAGGGAATACACTGCGCGAGCTGTGCAGCCAAGATAGAGTCAGAGGTATCTTCTCTAAAAGGAGTCGATACGGCTTCTGTAAATATGGTAAACGGCAATCTAAACCTAGAGGCAGACGAGGACATAGACATAAGGTCTACAGTCATGGCCATAGAGAAGATTGTGGACAGGATAGAGCCGGGTGTCAAAGTTATACACAGTTATACCGAGGAAGTAGACAGGGCGAAAAGCCAGGAGGAAGACGACAGAGAGGGAAGAGAAGATCTCTACAGGATACTGTTTGGAGCGGCCCTATTTGGGATTTCATTTTTCATAGAGAGCGGCAATGTGAAGACAGGGCTGCTTACGCTTTCATACTTATTTGCAGGTTCAGACATAGTCTTGCGTTCGTTTAAGAACATACTGAAAGGAGACGTGTTCGACGAAAACTTCCTTATGAGCTTGGCCACTTTCGGAGCCATAATGATAGGAGAGTACTCTGAGGCTGTGGCTGTAATGCTCTTCTACCAGGTCGGAGAGATGTTCCAGGAGAGAGCTGTGAACAAGTCTAGAAAGTCCATAAAGTCACTGCTAGACATAAGGCCAGACTATGCAAATATAGTTAAAGACGGTGTGACTGAGAGGGTTTCACCGGAGGAAGTCAGAATAGGAGACGTAATACTGGTAAAGCCGGGAGAGAAGATTCCACTAGATGGAGTGGTTGTAAGGGGAGAGAGCAGGGCGAACACTTCAGCCCTTACAGGCGAGCCCGTGCCTAGGAGCTTGAAAGTAGGAGATGAAGCCCTTTCAGGCTTTGTAAACGAGACTGGCCTTATAGAGATAGAGGTCAAAAAGCTGTTCGGAGAGTCTACAGTCTCCAGAATACTTGACCTTGTTCAAAACGCCAGCGGAAAAAAGGCCCCTACAGAGAACTTTATAACCAAGTTCGCAAAGTACTACACTCCAGCAGTCGTAGGGCTTGCAGCCGTTATAGCCATAGGAGTTCCGATTTTCACGGGAGACGATTTCTCTACCTGGATCTACAGGGCGCTTGTATTTCTAGTTATCTCCTGCCCTTGCGCACTGGTGGTCTCTATACCGCTTGGCTTCTTCGGAGGGATAGGAGCATCCTCTAAGTCGGGAATCCTCGTAAAGGGAGGCAACTACCTGGAGGCGCTAAACGACGTGGAGTACGTGGTCATGGACAAGACGGGCACGCTCACAAAGGGGGTGTTCGAAGTCCAGAAGGTAATTGCATCTGAAAGGTACAGCGAATCGGAAGTGCTGGAGTACGCAGCCATAGCTGAAGCGCACACGACACACCCTATAGGAAAGTCCATAGTGTCTAAATATGGCAAAACTCCAGACGAGAAGAGGATAGGGAAGTACGAGGAAGTCTCAGGACATGGAATAACAGCGGAGATAGACGGGAAAACTGTAGTTGTGGGAAATGAAAAGCACTTAAGAGCCCAGGGGATAGAGTTTTCGGACAAGAACAGCGGGACAGTGGTGCTTGTGGGAATAGACGGAGAATATGCCGGGAAGATAGAGATAGCGGACGAGATAAAGGGCGACGCCGCTGAAAGCATAAAAGAGCTTAAAAAGCTTGGCATAAAAGAGATCACAATGCTTACAGGCGACTCCGAAGACACGGCTTCCAAGATATCAGAGGAGCTGGGACTGGACAGGTATTTTGCAAAGCTGCTTCCTGAGGACAAGCTTGAGAAGCTGGAGATGATAGAAGCGGAAAAAGGCAGAAGTGGAAAGCTGATATTTGTAGGCGACGGAATAAACGACGCCCCTGTGCTTGCAAGAGCAGATATAGGAATAGCCATGGGGGGGCTTGGTTCGGACGCAGCCATAGAGGCATCTGACATAGTCATAATGACGGACGAGCCGAGCAAGATAGCCACGGCTATAAAGATAGCTAGAAGGACCAAGAAGATAGTTGTACAGAATATAGTGTTTGCACTTGGAGTAAAGCTCCTTGTGCTTGGGCTTGGAGCTCTGGGGTTTGCAACCATGTGGGAGGCTGTATTTGCAGACGTAGGAGTCTCTCTTATAGCGGTGCTGAACGCCATGAGAGCCCTTAGGGTAAAATAA